In Malus sylvestris chromosome 16, drMalSylv7.2, whole genome shotgun sequence, the following are encoded in one genomic region:
- the LOC126607054 gene encoding trans-Golgi network-localized SYP41-interacting protein 1-like isoform X1, with product MRAIPMSEKPGLKQVLEDSAAEAEGDQAIRGSPVPNGLVKDSNVIRNDVAEPVNQELGSESPAADGVEDGDDRVPGDKGKVTEDSGKEEFVDCSEDYAMDEVDRLRLLLETTVSEKESLARQFEEEREAFGRELASLRFQLNAFTDPQPSIGESGNFVNTRWTELINECSGLVKTALEKRLQTEAAVRELEGVVFKKDQEIEELNAKVNEFSVLNDVVSIFLNSAQRFVEVSSEAQIEKDTHVEFVTNRMLASIKGVVDQQEMVDGSIGGKLAHVEQCTSILIQKLTGMLSEIEQLRQCLPEARSDLDSHELGGIFAAARDELFEHKRKEAEFVERLSHLEDENRKLIEELENQKGIVEMVNAALGQTKMELEQEKHRCANTREKLTMAVTKGKALVQQRDLLKQSIAEKTSQLEKCLIELQEKSSALEAAELTKEELIRSENSIASLQEIVSQKNAIIESLEEVMSQTGVPEELQSMDILERLRWLSDENDKLKGISLEFQNLRDAMHAIDLPEVISSSDLEYQVNWLRESFSQAEEEVLMLRNEITATKEVARKNIDHLTDSLSAELQAKEYLQAELDNLTSEYQEIVKKEQQVSLEKADMAKEEVLMLRDEITANKEVARKNIEDLTAALSAELQSKEYLQAELDNLTSEYQEIVKKEQQVSLEKAGRAKEEVLVLRDEITATKEVARKNIEDLTASLSAELQSKEYLQAELDNLTSEYQEIVKKEQQVSSEKANMVRMLLNVSGVVVDNEEVYEPSSDTALLIDRCIGKIKEQSSSSLDSAKVDAELFETIQTHLYVRDQKLMLCETLLEEETLVRSEVSNLSNELRDVSQILVALKEEKGTLQRDFERSEEKNTVLREKLSMAVKKGKGLVQDRENLKHRLDEKKSEIDKLQLELQQEQLALAECRDKISSLSADADRIPKLDADLVTMKEQRDQLEQFLLESNNMLQRVIESLDGIDLPVDPVFEEPVGKVKFIAGYINECQDAKEKAEQELGKVKEDVNDLAGKLAEAHSTIKSLENELSVAENDISQHVEQKREMEVGKTKVEKEFEKAIEEAKSQAIKYSEVCASKKSLEEALSLVENNISVLVSEKEGALAGRAAAETELEKVKEEVDIQTGKLTEAYKTIKLLEDSLSQVQDNVSLLIEQNNEVQIGRTNLEGDLKKLQDEARFHDNKVADAQATIKSLEDALLKAENDISVLEGEKKNAEEEILTLNSKLNTCNEELSGTNSSTESRSIEQSCHLHNLHLLLKDETLLSTVKRCFEKKFEGLKDMELILKNIKDRCVSMNLEELQRYQVLEEDSYATKSFSDGLDNIYSVEKDNGEASVSDADMSSYLKKTAEKFQLRDNILAENVERFSSSVDEFIANLLRNLQAIRDEVITMSENMESVKEKATNLEISKQEQEDTIASLENDLNSLLSSCTDATGELQFQVKNNLLELSSVPELEELKHYLFPETGAIGGETTETNEQGLYGSKYGKTAEMLSISIRKVKALIKQFESASKVAASTIEDLQSKLTEARTTVEKAVEERDLGQNRISKLDTDVEALQNSCSKLALRLEDYQSKEDKFNEKEAEVLSLRNALSMKEQEAEDSLLSASEIKILFDKISGIEIPMPESHGGDSQPHISSHVNKLFYVIDSISDLQHQINLLSYEKDELQSTLGTRNLEIEQLKEEVESYDRDRQGREKMKNELSLLIYSLEKIIDMSGGNDLVGDQKSSGVTGLLSVLEKQVRALQLESESSKSKAQELGTKLGESQKIVEELSTVVNSLQGRAAQSEIVQDRSIFEAPSLPTGSEISEIEDGGSHGKNGISPVQSAAHVRTMRKGSTDHLAIEIGSESTRLLNSEETDEDKGHVFKSLNASGLIPRQGKLVADRIDGIWVSGGRVLMSRPRARLGLIVYWLFLHLWLLGTIL from the exons ATGCGCGCCATTCCGATGTCTGAGAAACCTGGCTTGAAGCAGGTTCTGGAGGACTCGGCAGCTGAGGCGGAGGGAGATCAAGCGATTCGGGGCAGTCCAGTTCCGAATGGTTTGGTCAAGGATTCGAATGTGATTCGAAACGACGTCGCCGAGCCGGTGAATCAG GAATTAGGGTCGGAGTCGCCGGCGGCGGACGGAGTCGAAGACGGCGATGACAGGGTTCCGGGAGATAAAGGCAAAGTGACGGAGGATTCGGGGAAAGAGGAGTTCGTCGATTGCTCGGAGGATTACGCCATGGATGAGGTGGATCGCCTGCGGCTTTTGCTGGAGACTACTGTTAGCGAGAAGGAAAGTTTAGCGCGCCAATTCGAG GAAGAAAGAGAGGCTTTTGGTAGAGAATTAGCAAGTCTTCGGTTTCAGCTCAATGCTTTCACTGATCCACAGCCATCGATTGGCGAAAGCGGTAATTTTGTTAATACCCGATGGACTGAGTTGATAAATGAATGTTCTGGACTTGTTAAGACGGCTTTGGAAAAACGGTTGCAGACTGAGGCCGCAGTGAGAGAGCTTGAAGGAGTTGTGTTTAAGAAGGATCAAGAGATTGAGGAACTCAATGCCAAGGTCAATGAGTTTTCGGTATTGAATGATGTGGTATCAATTTTTTTGAATTCTGCTCAGAGGTTTGTGGAAGTGTCATCTGAGGCTCAGATTGAGAAGGATACACATGTTGAATTTGTGACTAACAGGATGTTGGCTTCAATTAAGGGTGTTGTTGATCAACAAGAAATGGTGGATGGTTCTATAGGTGGAAAATTAGCACATGTTGAGCAATGCACTTCGATCTTAATTCAAAAGTTGACCGGGATGCTTTCTGAAATTGAGCAACTTAGACAGTGTTTACCGGAGGCCAGGTCAGATCTTGACTCGCATGAATTAGGGGGGATCTTCGCTGCTGCCCGTGATGAGTTATTTGAGCACAAAAGAAAGGAAGCAGAGTTTGTCGAAAGATTGAGCCATCTAGAAGATGAAAATAGGAAATTGATTGAAGAACTTGAAAATCAAAAAGGAATAGTTGAGATGGTAAATGCGGCTCTAGGACAAACAAAAATGGAACTAGAGCAGGAGAAGCATAGGTGCGCTAATACCAGAGAGAAGCTTACTATGGCCGTGACAAAAGGGAAGGCATTGGTACAGCAACGGGACTTGTTGAAGCAGTCCATTGCTGAAAAAACAAGTCAGCTTGAGAAGTGTTTGATTGAATTGCAAGAGAAGTCAAGTGCACTTGAAGCTGCTGAGTTAACCAAGGAGGAATTGATTAGAAGTGAAAATTCGATTGCATCCTTACAAGAAATAGTATCCCAGAAGAATGCAATCATTGAAAGTTTGGAGGAGGTTATGTCTCAGACCGGTGTACCTGAAGAACTTCAGTCTATGGATATTCTAGAGAGGCTTCGGTGGCTTTCGGATGAAAATGATAAACTCAAGGGCATTTCCCttgaattccaaaacttgaggGATGCTATGCATGCAATTGATCTACCAGAAGTTATTTCATCTTCTGACTTAGAGTATCAAGTGAATTGGCTTAGGGAATCGTTTTCTCAGGCCGAAGAGGAAGTTCTTATGTTGCGCAATGAAATTACTGCAACTAAGGAAGTGGCACGTAAAAATATAGACCACTTAACTGATTCACTTTCAGCTGAGTTGCAGGCAAAGGAATATCTCCAAGCAGAGCTGGACAATCTGACATCCGAATACCAAGAGATTGTCAAGAAAGAGCAACAGGTGTCTTTGGAGAAGGCTGATATGGCCAAAGAGGAAGTACTTATGTTGCGCGATGAAATTACTGCAAATAAAGAAGTGGCGCGTAAAAATATTGAAGACTTAACTGCTGCACTTTCAGCCGAGTTGCAGTCAAAGGAATATCTCCAAGCAGAGCTGGACAATCTGACATCTGAATACCAAGAGATTGTCAAGAAAGAGCAACAGGTGTCTTTGGAGAAGGCTGGTAGGGCCAAAGAGGAAGTACTTGTGTTGCGTGATGAAATTACTGCAACTAAAGAAGTGGCGCGTAAAAATATTGAAGACTTAACTGCTTCACTTTCAGCTGAGTTGCAGTCAAAGGAATATCTCCAAGCAGAGCTGGACAATCTGACATCTGAATACCAAGAGATTGTCAAGAAAGAGCAACAGGTGTCTTCAGAGAAGGCCAATATGGTCAGAATGTTACTCAATGTGTCGGGAGTTGTAGTGGACAATGAAGAGGTCTATGAGCCTTCCTCGGACACTGCCTTGCTCATTGACAGATGCATTGGGAAGATAAAAGAACAGAGTAGTTCCTCACTTGATTCTGCaaaggttgatgctgaattgTTTGAAACAATTCAAACCCACCTGTATGTAAGAGATCAGAAATTGATGCTTTGTGAGACTTTACTAGAAGAGGAGACTCTGGTGAGGTCAGAGGTGAGTAATCTATCGAATGAGTTGCGGGATGTATCTCAAATACTTGTAGCGTTGAAAGAGGAAAAGGGGACCCTGCAGAGAGATTTTGAACGATCAGAGGAGAAAAATACTGTGCTAAGGGAGAAGTTATCCATGGCAGTCAAGAAAGGTAAGGGACTGGTTCAAGACCGGGAAAACTTGAAACATCGTTTGGATGAAAAGAAATCGGAAATTGATAAGTTACAGCTTGAGTTACAGCAGGAACAATTGGCACTTGCTGAATGCAGGGACAAGATAAGTAGTTTGTCTGCTGATGCAGATCGCATCCCAAAGTTAGATGCTGATCTAGTTACAATGAAGGAACAACGGGATCAACTCGAACAGTTCTTATTGGAGAGTAATAACATGTTGCAGAGAGTAATCGAATCTCTTGATGGCATTGATCTTCCTGTTGATCCAGTTTTTGAAGAGCCTGTGGGGAAGGTGAAGTTCATTGCAGGATACATAAATGAGTGTCAGGATGCGAAGGAAAAAGCAGAGCAAGAATTGGGAAAAGTAAAAGAGGATGTCAATGATCTGGCTGGTAAGTTAGCAGAAGCTCACTCAACTATAAAGTCGCTGGAAAATGAGTTGTCAGTTGCAGAGAATGATATTTCTCAACATGTTGAACAAAAGAGGGAAATGGAAGTGGGTAAGACCAAAGTTGAAAAAGAGTTCGAGAAAGCAATTGAGGAAGCTAAGTCTCAAGCTATCAAGTACAGTGAGGTTTGTGCGTCAAAAAAGTCACTGGAAGAGGCGTTATCACTCGTAGAAAATAATATATCTGTGCTTGTCAGTGAAAAAGAAGGAGCTTTAGCCGGTAGAGCTGCTGCAGAGACAGAGCTAGAGAAAGTAAAAGAGGAAGTTGATATTCAGACTGGCAAACTAACAGAGGCGTATAAGACCATAAAGTTACTCGAAGATTCCCTATCGCAGGTACAGGACAATGTTTCTTTACTCATTGAACAAAACAATGAAGTTCAAATTGGTAGGACCAATTTAGAGGGTGATCTAAAGAAACTGCAAGACGAAGCTCGATTCCACGATAACAAGGTAGCAGATGCCCAGGCAACCATAAAATCACTGGAAGATGCATTGCTGAAGGCTGAGAATGATATTTCTGTACTTGAAGGTGAAAAGAAAAATGCTGAAGAAGAAATATTAACTCTTAATTCCAAGTTAAATACATGCAACGAAGAGTTGTCTGGAACTAATAGCAGCACAGAAAGCAGGTCCATAGAGCAAAGTTGTCACCTACATAATCTTCACCTGTTACTGAAGGATGAAACTCTGTTGTCCACTGTGAAAAGATGTTTTGAGAAGAAATTTGAGGGCCTGAAAGATATGGAACTCATTCTAAAAAATATAAAGGACCGGTGTGTTTCCATGAATTTAGAAGAGCTGCAAAGATACCAAGTGTTGGAG GAAGATTCATATGCAACAAAGTCTTTCTCAGATGGCCTTGACAATATTTACAGTGTTGAAAAGGATAATGGTGAGGCCAGTGTTTCCGATGCTGATATGTCCTCATATTTGAAGAAGACTGCAGAAAAGTTTCAGTTGCGAGACAATATTCTTGCCGAAAATGTTGAACGCTTCTCTTCTTCTGTAGATGAGTTTATTGCAAATCTGTTGAGAAATCTACAGGCAATAAGGGATGAAGTAATCACTATGTCCGAGAACATGGAGTCTGTCAAGGAAAAAGCAACTAATCTGGAAATAAGTAAACAGGAACAGGAGGATACAATAGCCAGTTTAGAAAATGATCTTAACTCTCTACTCTCTTCTTGTACTGATGCTACTGGAGAACTTCAGTTTCAAGTCAAGAACAATTTACTTGAACTGAGCTCTGTTCCTGAGCTTGAAGAATTGAAACATTATCTGTTCCCAGAAACAGGAGCAATTGGTGGAGAGACCACAGAAACCAATGAACAAGGTCTATACGGCAGCAAATATGGGAAAACTGCAGAAATGTTGTCCATTTCTATTAGAAAAGTTAAAGCTTTGATTAAACAGTTTGAGAGCGCAAGTAAAGTGGCAGCCTCTACAATTGAAGATTTGCAGAGTAAACTGACAGAAGCGAGGACGACTGTTGAGAAAGCCGTTGAAGAAAGGGATCTTGGACAAAATAGGATTTCCAAGTTGGATACTGATGTAGAAGCATTACAGAATTCATGCAGTAAGCTGGCACTTAGACTAGAGGATTATCAATCCAAAGAGGATAAGTTTAACGAAAAAGAGGCAGAAGTTTTATCACTGCGCAATGCTTTGTCAATGAAGGAACAAG AGGCGGAAGACTCACTCCTGTCAGCATCTGAAATCAAAATCCTCTTTGACAAGATCAGCGGGATTGAAATCCCTATGCCAGAGTCACATGGAGGAGACTCGCAGCCCCACATTTCATCTCATGTGAATAAACTATTTTACGTTATTGATAGTATTAGTGACCTTCAGCATCAGATAAACTTATTGTCTTATGAAAAAGACGAGTTGCAGTCAACTCTTGGGACTAGGAATCTTGAAATTGAACAATTGAAGGAGGAGGTTGAAAGTTATGATAGAGATAGACAAGGTAGAGAGAAGATGAAAAATGAACTGTCTCTGCTCATATATAGTTTGGAAAAAATTATAGATATGTCAGGAGGTAATGATTTAGTAGGAGACCAGAAATCTTCTGGTGTGACGGGACTTCTATCAGTGTTGGAGAAGCAGGTTAGGGCTTTACAACTGGAATCTGAAAGttcaaaatcaaaagcccaGGAACTTGGTACTAAGTTGGGAGAGAGCCAAAAGATTGTGGAGGAATTATCGACTGTGGTTAATTCACTTCAAGGAAGGGCTGCTCAGTCAGAGATTGTCCAGGACAGGAGCATCTTTGAAGCACCTTCGTTGCCTACCGGTTCAGAGATATCTGAAATTGAAGATGGG GGATCACACGGAAAGAACGGGATATCTCCTGTCCAATCAGCAGCTCATGTGCGAACTATGCGAAAGGGTTCAACTGACCATCTGGCAATTGAAATTGGATCTGAATCCACCCGGTTACTCAACAGTGAAGAAACTGATGAGGACAAAG GTCATGTGTTCAAGTCTCTCAATGCATCTGGTCTCATTCCAAGACAGGGAAAGTTGGTTGCAGATCGAATAGATGGAATTTG GGTATCTGGCGGGCGGGTTTTGATGAGTCGCCCGAGGGCAAGGCTCGGACTTATCGTCTACTGGCTCTTCTTGCATCTGTGGCTGCTGGGAACCATTTTGTAA